Proteins encoded together in one Chryseobacterium sp. G0201 window:
- a CDS encoding Crp/Fnr family transcriptional regulator translates to MLRTNPQFLDYLEGLYNKPENKKNIVLKSFEKGERILTQNEVSSKIMLIKNGITKCYFVEENDKEYIVEFLGKGEIIGEIEVIKNVSCLCSIEAMTEVSVYSMTIPYFQSLIKSDLTLNNLLLDVFAERIVNTSSRASYQQLHTTEHTLSQLLELKSKEMEISKEDMASYLGITVRSLNRALKEIKENNNEE, encoded by the coding sequence ATGCTACGTACAAATCCTCAATTTTTAGATTATCTGGAAGGGCTTTACAACAAGCCGGAAAACAAAAAAAATATTGTTCTGAAATCTTTTGAAAAAGGCGAAAGAATATTGACGCAAAACGAAGTTTCCTCTAAAATAATGCTCATTAAAAACGGAATTACAAAATGTTATTTCGTTGAAGAAAATGACAAAGAATACATCGTAGAGTTTTTGGGAAAAGGCGAGATCATAGGCGAGATCGAAGTCATTAAAAATGTTTCCTGCCTTTGCAGCATCGAAGCCATGACAGAAGTCAGTGTTTATTCGATGACGATACCGTATTTTCAATCATTAATTAAAAGTGACTTGACATTGAATAATTTATTGCTTGATGTTTTTGCAGAGCGTATCGTGAATACTTCAAGCCGCGCATCTTACCAGCAGCTTCATACCACAGAACATACATTGTCTCAACTTCTTGAGCTGAAATCTAAAGAAATGGAGATCTCAAAAGAAGATATGGCGTCCTATTTAGGAATTACGGTAAGAAGCCTTAACAGAGCTCTAAAGGAAATAAAAGAAAATAATAACGAAGAATAA
- a CDS encoding GNAT family N-acetyltransferase — protein MEELTFRNATPEDLPRIVEIYNSTIPSRMVTADTENVSVESRQQWFNEHNPETRPLWLIEDFQNNTLGWVSFSSFYGRPAYNGTVEISIYMDESCRGKGFGKKVLQYCIDNAGRFGVKTLLGFIFLHNEPSLKLFRHFGFEDWGMFPDVAVLDGVERSVVILGKRIG, from the coding sequence ATGGAAGAATTAACGTTCAGGAATGCAACTCCTGAAGACCTGCCAAGAATTGTAGAGATCTATAACTCAACCATCCCATCGAGAATGGTAACCGCTGATACGGAAAACGTTTCTGTGGAAAGCAGACAACAGTGGTTTAATGAACACAATCCCGAAACTAGGCCACTTTGGTTAATTGAAGATTTCCAAAATAATACGCTCGGTTGGGTGAGTTTTTCATCATTTTACGGTAGACCCGCTTACAACGGAACGGTTGAAATCAGCATCTATATGGATGAAAGCTGTCGCGGAAAAGGCTTTGGTAAAAAAGTCCTTCAATATTGTATTGACAATGCAGGAAGATTCGGTGTAAAAACATTGCTCGGCTTTATCTTTTTACATAATGAACCAAGCTTAAAACTTTTCAGACATTTCGGATTTGAAGATTGGGGCATGTTTCCTGATGTAGCGGTTTTGGATGGTGTGGAAAGGAGTGTTGTGATTTTGGGGAAGAGGATCGGGTAG